GTATACCTTAAAGGAGGAGTTTAGATTGTCAAACGAAAACGTCCAAGTTTTACCCAGCTTGCCGCGAATTGGAGATCCAGCTCCTCAATTTGAGGCTGTTACAACACAAGGAACGATCAAATTGGAGGATTATAAGGGTTCCTGGTTAATCCTGTTCTCTCATCCGGCAGATTTTACACCGGTGTGTACGACCGAATTTGTAGCTTTCCAAGAAATATATCCCCAACTGCGAGAATTGAACTGTGAGCTGTTGGGAATCAGTGTGGACAGTGTTTCTTCACATATTGCCTGGGTCCGCAATATTGAGCAAACGCAAGGAACCAAAATTGAATTCCCTGTTATTGCCGACTTGAACAAAAATGTTGCGATGAAATACGGCATGATCCATCCGGGAGAAAGTTCAACCGAGACAAACAGAGCCGTCTTTGTGATTGATGAAAGTCAAATCATTCGTGCCATCATCTACTACCCATTGTCAACAGGTCGAAACATGGAGGAAATCCTCAGATTGGTGAAAGCACTGCAAACAACCGCCAATCATAAAGTCTCCACTCCCGCGAATTGGGTGCCCGGAGATAAAGTTCTCGTTCCGCCGCCCGCTTCGCAACAATTGGCGGAAGAACGGGTGAACGATGAAAGTCTGGAAGTGATTGATTGGTATTTGGCGAAAAAAGATTTGAAAATCTAGGAGAGCGGTTGTATGGCCTGCGGAAAATCGGAAAGTTCACTGACACAATCTGAAATAAACGCTTATTTAAGCGTAATCCAAGAGAAACCAGCAACAAGTGCAGAAATCTCGACAAAAATGAAATTGCCATTATTCAAGGTCAGAAGCAATTTACGGGAACTGATTGAACTTGGATACTTGCGAGTCAAGGAAGACCAATATGCGATCATACGGCTGGAATAATTATAGTGCCGGATATTAACGATTAGTGAAAACCAAACACAGTGTTCGGACTACGACGGATCTCCACATCTGGGGATCCGTTTTTTGTGGTAGGACAATATCGAACGCACATAAACCTATTTCGATAACACATAGGAGGTGTTTGTGTGAAGGCCTTAGCCAAAAGACATGTGATTCTATTCATGGCCAAGCGACCAGTCAGAAGAACTGCCGGACACCGTTTGAACGGTTTTAAGCGGGCAATTCATGAAAACAGAAATCATGTAGAGCGGGGAACCATTGCACAAGTAGTGAGTATTGC
The sequence above is a segment of the Effusibacillus dendaii genome. Coding sequences within it:
- a CDS encoding peroxiredoxin, which gives rise to MSNENVQVLPSLPRIGDPAPQFEAVTTQGTIKLEDYKGSWLILFSHPADFTPVCTTEFVAFQEIYPQLRELNCELLGISVDSVSSHIAWVRNIEQTQGTKIEFPVIADLNKNVAMKYGMIHPGESSTETNRAVFVIDESQIIRAIIYYPLSTGRNMEEILRLVKALQTTANHKVSTPANWVPGDKVLVPPPASQQLAEERVNDESLEVIDWYLAKKDLKI
- a CDS encoding helix-turn-helix domain-containing protein, encoding MACGKSESSLTQSEINAYLSVIQEKPATSAEISTKMKLPLFKVRSNLRELIELGYLRVKEDQYAIIRLE